AGTTGGGTAACTCAAGCACTAGGCAAAGCTTATCCGCAATACGCAGGAGTAATTGAGCCAGCCCTGGAAGGTGGATTTAGCGTGTTAGCGATCGCTATGCTCAGCTGGATGCTAATCTGGATGACTAAACAAGCCAGGTTTATGAAAGCACAAGTTGAAGGAGCTGTTAACAGCGCTTTAACACAAAATGGCAATGCTGGATGGGGTATTTTTAGCTTAATTTTTATTGCCGTCCTACGTGAAGGTTTTGAAACTGTTCTGTTTATTACTGGTAGTTTTCAACAAGGATTTATTCCTGCTATTGGCGCTATTGGCGGTGTTGTCACAGCAGTAATAATAGGTGTGCTTTTATTTAAATGGGGTGTTAAAATTAACATCCGCCAGTTCTTCCAAGTAATGGGCGTTTTATTGGTGTTGATTGTAGCTGGGTTAGTAGTAACAGCTCTGCAACGTTTTGACGAAGCCCTTGCTAGCGTTGCTCTCAGTAGTCGTGCCTCGGAAAGCCTTTGTTTCTATTACGAACGCTTCACCAAAATCCACTCTTGCATTTTAGGGCCAATGGTTTGGAATACTTCTAAAGTATTGCCTGATCATCAATTCCCCGGCATTGTTCTAAAAACTTTGTTTGGCTACAGAGAAAATCTTTATTTTGTGCAAGCAGTTGGATATGTGATTTTTCTACTCACTGTTGGAGGGCTATATTTTCGCAGTCTGAATAGTGGTTCTCCTAAAGACGTTAAAAATATCCCAGCTACTCAAAAAACAATTAGAACTGCAAAGGATTAACAGCAAAAATTGGAAATTGGCTAAGTAAACCTGATCTCTTTATGGTTGAGAAATAATCGCTTTATTGTGGGAATAACGAATTAATAACTCTTATTTTCAGTCCACATAACAGAAAAACTTCACCCCCTTTTGGGTGAAGTTTTTTATTTTTAACGTGATTTCGATGAACCTCTCCGCAACCCCTCTCCGACGCGCAGAGGTGGCTCTAACATCCTTGGTTAGTAACGAAAAATCAAGCTTTTGAAGCCTCTCCCCTGAAAGGAGAGGAATGGAAGCGGGGTTTTTAAAATCCGTCGAACTCACGTTATTTTTAGCTGAGTCATCAGTAAATAGCTTCAAGGTAAATAATTTATTTCTTAGAGTTTCCTAACAAATCTTGTTTAAGCTGCTGACAAGTCTTTTCAATTTCATCTATACTACCTGGATTTACCAATCCATAATAGCTAAAAGCATAAACTCGATTATTTTTAGTCGCTGGCAATTTTTGCCAAAAATCTTCCTTTTTAAAGGATTCTAAAACTGAGGTTTCTGAAGTACTTTGTGGAGGATTTACCACAATAATTACCTCTGGATTTGCTTCTATAATTTTCTCCGCCGATAGCGTCACATACCCACCAATTGGGCTTTGACCTTGTAATTCTGCTGCCAGATTTTTAGCCTGAAATTGTGCCAGTAAATCTCCAGCCCAACTGTTTTTATTGGGTGCTAAAATTGGTTGACGACTAACTAGCACTAAAGTAGAATAATTTTCTTTTGCCTGATTGGGTAAAAAACTTTTATAGCGATTTAATAAAGGCTGAGGATCAGCATTAATTAACTGAGCAAGTTTTATAGTAAGTTCTTCTAAAGATTTCCAGTTATTGACTTGGGAGAGAAAAGTAGAAATTCCTAGTTGCTGAAGTCTTTGAATTGGTTGGTTAGAAAAGCCCTCTGCACCAATCACTAAATCAGGTTTGAGAGCAATGATTTTTTCTAAATTAGGAGTATTTTGCCCTTCGCTCACACGAGGAATATCGTTGAATCGGGGATCATTTTTAAATAATACACTGCCAGTAATCCCTACAAGCTTTGTTTTATCCAGTTGATAAATAATATCAGTAGTAAGAGAAGAAAGAGTTACAACTCTTTTAGCAGATTTTTTTGGTAATTCTTGAGAGTTCGTATTAGCCGTTTTCGTAGTTGGTGTTACGTTTGCTTGTGGCTGCTGAGTGGTTACAGTAGTACAGGCCGCTAAAACTATACTCAACAAAACTGCTAAAGCAGATAAAATCCAACGACGATACATCTTGAAATTTCCTCGTAGCTACAGATATAACTTAAGACAGACTTCAAAAACCTTAATACAGGCGGTTTATACTACATTTCCCTGTGGAAGTGGAAATCATAAGGGATTACCAAGAAATAAATTATCCAATCTTGTGGGGTGGGCCAGAAAGCCCACCCCACAAGAAAAATTGTATATTTTTTTATTTGTCAGTCCCTAACCTAAAACAGCTAATATTTGTAATATTATATATTAGTATATTGGGATTATAACTAAATTAAAATATACAAAAAGGCGAGTAGTGGCACAATCCAAAATTTCCCAAGAAATCCTGATCGTGCTACTCGCCGTGAGGTATACAAGGTTTATTGAGAAAAGCTTAATTTAATATATAGTAATACTTTGACAAAAGATTGTTTAATAGATAACAATTCTTACGTTCTTTAAAATTGATAAGAGTAAAATTTTTTACTACCGCTAACGATTAATCAAACCTTAATTTAGTCCTTGTCTTACAGGCTAAAACGGTATTTTCAACGCATCAAAGCCCAATCTTCAGGTGTATTACAGTTAAAAAGCATTTCCGGTGCTGGTAAGGGCAAAACTTCTATAGGATACTGCTTAAGCCATTGCTGAAAAGACCGCCCGCCTTGATTGATAAACTCTAGCAGTTGTGGTAAGCAACGACGGCGATAGAAACCACACAAAGGTTCCCAGCCTTTAGGATGAGCAGCCAAAGCTGCGATCGCTTCATCATTGACATTATCAAGTCCAGCTGCCCATGCTTGCAACACCTCAACCCGCAACCGAGGCAAATCACAAGCTAACAGCAACACCCAATCTGTTTGTACTTGTGCTAACCCTTGGGCAAAGCCTACGAGTGGGCCGTGGGTATTGGGTGCGGGGGTGCGGGGGTGCGGGGGTGCAGGGGAGCAGGGGAGCAGGGGTGCATGGTAAATGAGGGAATTTTCGGTATTTTGTTGTATTTCCAGCTTTTTATCAGCTACGGGTAAAGACACTTCCTTAATAAATTGGCAATGAGGTAAAAGCAAGTGTTCATAACGTTCTGGCCAGGGAGTAACTATATAAACAGTCTCAGCACAACTTTCCGCAATGCCACAAACTAGCTCCAATAATGGCACACCTTGAATGGGAATCAGCGCCTTATCCCTACCCATGCGAGAACTTTTACCACCCGCCAAAACAATCGCGCTTAGAACTGCTGAGTCCTGAGTAGGGAGTGGCGATGAGGGAGACAAGGGAGATGAGGCAGATGAGGAAGATGAAGCAGACAAGTTAGAATGCTCCCCATCTCCCCTGCTCCCCTGCTCCCCTGCTCCCCTGCTCCCCATCTCCTCATCCCCTAATCTGACTCTGCTGCACTTGCTGCAACAACTGCTCGAAATTTTCTGCTGGTACAAGGCACTTAAATCCTTGGCAAACTAACCCGATGCTGTTATCTGGTAACTTAGATACCACGGCAAATACAGCAGCAGGCAGATACTTAAGAATCAGAGAGTTTATCTGCTCAGCTGTAGTGCGAATCACAGTAGAGTTACGATAACAATCTAAAGCTGTAAATAAGCTGGGACAAGCTTGGGGAGCGCTAAGCATCACACTGCTAAAAGCTTTCAATGCTTGCTCGGCTAAATCCATATAATGTAGATCATCTGTGAGTAAAGCAAGACGGACTAAGTTAGCGATCGCTACTCCATTAGCTGATGGTGTAGCATTATCTGTGTAACTACGCTCTCGCACAATTAAATCTTGACTTGCGTCACTAGATGTGTTATTATAGCCACCTAATTCTAAGCTCCAGAGAAATTGATCAAATTCGTCTTGGATAGCGATCGCTTTTTTCAACCAAACTGAATGCTGAGTTGGGATGACTTGATTTTCATCTCCTACGAATGAAGCTTGATGCAAATCTAGCAGCGCTTTAATAAACAAAGCATAATCTTCAGACTGAGCTAAAACCCTTGGTTCACCTTGATAGTTAAGACGGTGGAAACGCCCATCTACAAACTGCTGCTCTAGGATAAAATTTGCTGCTTGCGCTGCTATTTCCAGATACAAAGGTTGTTGGAACACACCCGCAGCCCTTGCTAACCCAGAAATCATCAAGCTATTCCAAGCCACAATCATCTTTGTATCTGTCACCGAAGGAATGCGACCAGGCCAGTTAGCAGTTTTCGCTTCTTGGTTATTCCGGGCGGGAGGAAAAGTTTTTAGTAAGTTGGAGGAGCTACCATAACGAGCAGCAAATAACTTGCCCAATGCGATTTCCAATGCTGCACTCAGTTCCCCTCCATCACGTCTTTGCAAGACATTCTTACCTTCAAAGTTACCGTTAGGAGTGACTGTAAACTTTTGTTGTAATTCCCTTAGTTCCTCTGGCGTTAACAGTTCTTCAAGTTCGCTGTAACTCCAGACGTAAAAAGCTCCTTCCTCTGGTTCTGCTGCTGTAGGAATAGTGAAACTGTCAGCATCTTGAGCAGCATAAAAATAACCTTCTGGAGCAGTCATTTCTCTTTGCAGCCATTTTACAGTACCGGCTACTGCTCGTGCGATCGCTGCATCTTCTACTCCACTACTCCACAAATTTGCTAGATACTCTACAATCTGACCATTGTCATAGAGCATTTTTTCAAAGTGAGGTACTGTCCATGTAGGGTCAACAGTGTAACGATGAAAGCCGCCACCCACATGGTCATAAATGCCACCCAAAGCTAAGTCTAGTCCCCGTTGTGTGCAAATTTGCTTGCCATCATACCGAGATTCCTGTTGCCAATTCGAGCCAGGATAGAAAAATCGAGTTCCCCGCAGTGCTAATTCTGCATAGGGAATCATTGGGAAGCTATTCCCGTATTGATTTGAAGTAATAATCCCTGTACTGGTTTCCCAACCTTTGCGGAGTAGTTCATTTTCTTGAGCTTCCTGGCTTCCACCATCTTGCAATACCGCAGAAGTAAGTAGCGACTCGATAATTAATGCTTTGCGTTGGCGCAAGTCCTCTGTTTCTGTGTCATAGTAACGGCGCAGCGCTTGCAGCACTTGCAAAAAGCCAGGACGACCGTAGCGCGGTTCCATAGGGAAGTAAGTCCCAGCGTAAAACGGCACTAAATCCTCTGGAGAAAGAAATACATTCAAAGGCCAACCCCCTTGACCACTCATCATCTGCAAAGCCTGCATGTAGATGCTATCTAGGTCAGGTCTTTCTTCCCTGTCCACTTTGATAGGGAGGAAATTGGCGTTCATGTACTCAGCAATAGCGAGATCAGAAAAAGCCTCGCCTTCCATGACAGTACACCAGTGGCAGCTAGAGTAACCAATGGAGAGAAAAATAGGTTTATTTTGCGCTCTTGCAGTTGCAAGAGCTTCGTCACACCAAGGCCACCAATCAATTGGGTTAAGAGCGTGTTTTTGGAGGTAAAGACTCTTGGCTTCAGCAAGGCGATTAGTCATAATTCAAATATAGATAGTTGCCTTCTTCGCCCAGTCTACCTTTTTCCTAAGAGTCTTAGCCCAGACCTTTAGAACATGCACAAAAAACTCAACAAGCGACTTATTCCTTCAAGCAGAAAGGGAGATGGGGAGAAGGGGAGATGGGGAGAATTACCACTGACAACTGACAACTAACTCCTAACTCCTAACTCCTAACTCTTACTTAAAAGAGCGCAATAGCAAGCTGACTATTGATGCTGGCGTTTCTGATGTGGGCGATATTAACCTTGTCTGAAGTTTATTGTTTGGGCTAAGTCCTGCTATCAGGTGGAGTATGAAGGTAATTATGGCGGCTTGCACAAGTTTTTCTAGCATGGCAGGTCTCCTTGATTGATAGCATTTCAAGCAAGATTAGTTATTGTAAATACACGCCGTACTATTGGTTTACCAGAATTTGACGAAAATAATTCGTTAATTGTTTACACAATTCCTAAATAAAAGTTGAAAAAGTTACCAATAGCTGACAAAAATTTACTAGTTTTATCTGCTTACTAGTCTAATCGCCATGCTACAACAATTGAGTCTAGCAAGTCCCTATTTCTAGGGTTGGACTAGACGTGAAGTGGTGACACCAGAGCAGTTTGACGGAGAATTTGCTTTGCTAGTTTCCCGAATTCAGCAATTATAGTACTGCGGCTCGGTAAAGTAACAAGTGTCACCCGAAAAGCTTGCTGTAGACATGGCTAGGGATTTTTGCTTACTCCCTGAACAGGTAAGCATATTTCTTGAGACGCTCTTCACTATAAAAAGTGCCCATTAGTATTTATTGCATCTGCCAAGCAGAGGATAAATAGTTCTGCTGTTGTCAGTTGTGACTGCAAAAAGTCAGGACTTACGCAACTGGCACAGATATTTTTGGCGACGTGTGTCAATAGTCAATGGTCTTTAATCAAGCTTTTTTGGACTATTGACTTTTGACTCTTGACAACCCACAAAGAAAAAAATATGACAATGCGCGTAAGTCCTAAAAGTAACAAATTGAAAATTAAGATATTGCGATCGCTTCTACAATCAGTAATTGATTAAGTACTACTCTTATCTTTATTTCTATCTAATTTCTCTTGGATAGCTTGACGGCAGAATTCAGGAGGGTCATCTTGCTGTTGTACCTCCTCCTTCATTGTCTTGGTCATACGTATATTCATTTTTTCGGTCAATGGTTCTTCTCGGTCAGTCTTGAAGCCATAGTTTTTAATATCTGGATTTCCACGATTATCTTTTTTCACTTTAATTTACTTAACAAAGCTGTACTAATGTGGAAGCGCATTAGATAATGAGTTTAGGTGGTTGTTACGACTTGCCGGAAGTACAACCACCATGTCCATCTTTAGTAAATGAACAATTCTATTCTATGTTCACAAGGTCAGAACTTGAAGTGATGACGCTTCAAGAGTTACGTATATTGTGTCAGCGCTATGGTCTACCTCCAACGGGGAATGCTGGATACAAAGTCAGCTACATTACTACCCTAATGGCATTCCCTGCATTAGCTTTACAGCAGTTTCAGCAGGGTAGGGGATTGAAACACCCATCATTCACCAGTTTCCAGAACATAAGTATGGCACTCGAAGAGATGAATTCCCCGACTGATGAGCAAATAGCGCTGATTAGAATCTCACTGGAGGGTAGAAGGATGAAGATACCTGATAGATATCAGCAGGAGAGATTCTTGAACACCTACAAAGCAAAATTAGCTCTACAGCAAGCGTTTGAGTTTCTGGAAAGTTAATCAATTCCTGAATTTGCAGCACATTAACCTGCTGTAGAGGCGTACAATTGTACGCCTCTACTTGTAGGGTAAGAACCGATAGTCAGCTGGAGTAATTCTTGGAGTATTACTCCAACTAATTTTGATGTAAAGATGGTATAGTCAGACTTTAGTAGAACGATAGTACTTTTGTTCTAATCAAAAAAGTTAACTAATTTATTTTTTTGAATTACAAAAACCTGAAATTAGTACATTCGTGGTACTTAAGACTAGAATAAAAGCTAAAAACGTGGAATTTACGTTGTTATCATGATACCTATCGTTATTGAACAATCGGGTCGAGGCGAACGCGCCTTTGATATTTACTCAAGACTGTTGCGTGAGCGCATTATCTTCTTGGGGACACAGGTTGATAGCAACTTAGCTAACTTGATTGTTGCCCAACTGCTGTTTTTGGATGCTGAAGACCCGGAGAAAGACATTTATATGTATATAAATTCTCCCGGTGGTTCGGTGACAGCTGGTATGGGCATTTTTGACACCATGAAGCACATTCGTCCTGATGTCTGTACCATTTGTACTGGACTAGCGGCGAGTATGGGCGCTTTTCTTCTCAGTGCTGGTGCTAAGGGTAAGCGGATGAGTCTACCCCATTCTCGGATTATGATCCACCAACCTCTGGGTGGCGCACAAGGACAAGCGACTGATATTGAAATTCAAGCGCGGGAAATTTTGTACCACAAGCGGCGGCTAAATGAGTATTTAGCCGAACACACTGGTCAACCCATTGAGCGCATTGCTGAAGATACTGAACGGGACTTCTTTATGTCGCCAGAGGAAGCTAAAGAATATGGCTTGATTGACCAAGTGATTGACCGTCACGCCGCTGGTAGTCGTCCAGCAGTTACAATGGTGAATTAATAGTCAATGGTCATTAGTCAATAGTCATTAGCTGAGTTGACGCTCTAAACCGCTTGAAGCAGGATAGAGCGTCAAAAGCTTTATAAGAGGACTTACGCAACTGCGATCGCTTTCCTAAATTACCTTGATCATATTGAGAGCTTACAAAAGCGGGCGGCGGGAATCGAACCCGCATTAATAGCTTGGAAGGCTATAGTTTTACCACTAAACTACGCCCGCAAAAACAGACTTCTATTTAAAGGTGAGTACAATCCATACACAAATAGTACACAAACATTATATACTTGGGTTCTTAACAACCTTTGGCTCATGTATGGACTTAAGTAAGTATAGCAAGAAAACTATCGGAACAACAACCCTCACTGGAAAATCTTCTAGAGGGGGCATAACTATAGAATCTTTTCATGGAAGACTAAGGCTCAGATTCAGGGTTGTACACAAACCATACACAATATCTTTAGGGGTATCAGAATCCCCTGAAAACTGGAAGTTAGCTGAGCTTAAAGCAAAAGAACTAGAAGCTGATTTAATCTTTAAGCAGTTTGACCCTGCTAATTTAAATAAGTACAGAATCCATAATCTAGAAATAATATACACTAGTAAAAACATTGAGTTAACTATAAAACAATTATGGAATAAGTATTTAAAATACAAATCTACAACTTTAAAAGCTTCTACTTTAGATTATTTACAAAAAGGGTTAGGTAAGTTTATTGAAAGCTGCCCCATACAGGATGTAAAGAGGTCATTAGAGATTAGAGACTGGTTGCTATCTAATACCACTACTTCTATGGCTAAAAGGGTTCTTACCCACCTTTCAGCTTGTGTTAACTGGGGTATTAAAAATAAATTAATCTCCAGTTCTAATACATTTCAAGGTATGTCAAATGATTTACCTAAACATAATTGGGAGGAGAATCCAGAACCTAATGCTTTCTCTGAGGAAGAAAAAAAGTCTATTCTGTTTGCTTTACAAGACCATAAAGGAAACTGGAATGGGAAACTTTATACAGGCTTTGCTTACTCCCATTATTATCCTTTTGTAAAGTTTTTATTCCTAACAGGGTGCAGACCTTCTGAAGCAATTGGTTTACAGTGGAAGAATATTAAAGAAGACTGTTCCCAAATAACTTTTGAAACATCCATAGTCAGGATTAGAGGTAAAGCTACTAGGATGCAGGGGTCTAAGAATAATAAGGTGAGGAAGTTCAACTGTAATGAGGAGCTTCAAACATTACTTAAGGTACACAAACCTTTAGAATGTAATCCTGATAGGTTAGTATTTCCTGCACCTAAAGGAGGGGCTATTAATTATGGAAACTTTTGTCAAGTTGCTTGGAAGAAATTAATTGAACCTTTAATAGGTAGAAGTTCAACTCCCTATTGTTGTAGAGATACTTTTATTTCTGAACAGATAGCTAAAGGAGTGCCTACTGCGGTAGTTGCTAGATGGGTAGATAATTCAGTAGATGTAATAGAGAAAAGGTATCTTGATTCAAAACTTCTTGAGCAGCTTAAACCCTTGTAATTAGTAAATACTAGTGACAAGAGAGATGACTATAAAATTACTAAAATAAAGCGTTGGGTAGTCCATCCAGATGATGACCCAGTAGCCTGTGTTTTGAAGGCAGCTTAACTGGGTCTGCTTTACTAAAACTAGATTTTTATATATTTAAAATCTTTACTTAACAGCCAAAATTTCTGATATTTTGAGTCTCTATTGTGGATATAAATGAAAGGAGTGTTACTAAATTCTGAGTAATAACTACTTTCATTTTAATTAAGTTTTTATGAAATCCAGAATCAAAAAACATTAGAGACATTGCAGATTCATAGGCTTCTTTCCTTAATTCTTCAGCTAGAGATTTTACAAACTCTTGTGGTTGTAATTGTAGAGAAACTGAATTATTTAATTTATTTACAACCTTCTCTTTAGTTTGATTGTAAAAATAGTCTAAATGCTGATTATAGTGAAACAGAGTAAAAGGATCTGAAGAATAAGCAGACTGTAAAGCTTGTTTTGCTTCTTTCATATTATTATCTAAAGCTTGTGTAAACATACCAATAGTGTAATTAATATATGCAGCTGACATTTTAATAGTCCCTTTTAATCTCTAATTTCAAGGCTCCTACCAAGCTAACTTCTTGATTAAGACAATTGTCATGTAATAAATACTGAAATGAAATCTCAAGTAAAATTACTATTCATAGCTTTGCCAAATCTTCACGAGACCCCTGTTTGGAAGGTTCCTTAACAGAGGGCAGGGCTAAACTTACTTTTAGTGATTTAAATCACACCAGAATAGTAAATAACTGCATACCTTGTATTTGTAGTTTCAAGGTCAGGGTAACGACATGTCAGGGCAGGAAGTTGAAATATTAAAAAGAATATTAGAGATACAGGGAAAGTTGGTTTCAGCTATCAAAGAAGTGCTGCCTTATGAAAAGCAATCAACTTTTTTTGTCATACAGTCTGAGATAAATAGTTTATTGGGGGAGTTTCCAAATAGTGAAAATCAGTTTTTGAAGTCAGGAGTAAATTATAGCAGCAGTCCTGTAAATTTTCCCCATCCTCATCAGGATAAAAAATGATTTCATTTCAACCTAACTGAATTTAGTTGGAAAACATTGCTAGAACTTCAAGCTGCTTAACTTGTAAATTGTATAGCAGGCTACAATACACAAACAATACACAAACTGAGTTGGAGAGGATATTGAAATACACATTCCTCTAATAGCAAAAACCCTGGAAGGCTTATGTTATCTACCTCCAGGGTTATTAATCTTAGGGTATTTTCTGCTTTCTAAGCTACAGTTTTACCACTAAACTACGCCCGCAAATTTTCAACTAACATAACACACTTTAAACTAAAATTCAAGCATACTGTCATACCAAATTGGTAAAGTTGGTATTGTCTGGATATATACAAAACAGTCTTTTATTCAAGACTTTCAATCCAAAACTAAAAATAAGTATCAAATCTAACGTCTTTCTATTTTAATACGTACAAACAGATTGCTCAATTCCGGTGGTGTTGTGCTATCTAGGTAACGTGCAGGCTGAAATTTCTCACCTTGAAAAACATCATTGGCGAATTGTTCATATTTGCTTTTTTCTGCTTGTGGTATCGCTGGATCTATAACCTGAGCTTCTATAAACTTACCAGTGTTATCAATTATTAACGACACTAAAAACTCTACAGCAGGAAGTTCAAGCTTGCTATTGATGTAAAGTGAGGTGACTTGTTTTTCATTACTTCCTACGTGTTTAGCTAGTTTCAAGTTTTGAGGTAAAGGCTCTCGCATCCGTTTTCTCTGCTCGTCTTCACTCATAGGAACCCAGCTTGCAAATAATCCTGTATATGACTGAGGTTCTGGAGGCGGCGGTAACTGTTCGCCAGTACCCACTGGTTTATCTTGTTCAGCCTGTTCGAGTTGGCGCTGTCGTTCAGCTTGTTCAATTTGGCGCTGTCGTTCAGCTTGTTCAATTTGGCGTTGTCGTTCAGCTTGTTCAATTTGGCGTTGTCGTTCAGCTTGTTCAATTTGGCGTTGTCGTTCAGCTTGTTCAATTTGGCGTTGTCGTTCAGCTTGTTCAATTTGGCGCTGTTGAAGGTTGGCTCTTTTTTCATTTGCAGAAGCGATCGCTCTTTTTTCATTTGCAGATGCGATCGCTCTTTTTTGGCTTGCAGATGCGATCGCTGTTTTTTCACTTGCAGATGCGATCGCTGTTTTTTCACTTGCAGATGCGATCGCTCTTTTTTCGCTTGCAGATGCGATCGCTGTTTGATCTGAAATACTAGGATTACCAGGTTTTACTGTTAATTTATCTGTTGGAGCTATTTGCTTGGGTAATTTCGTTGCTTGTGGATTTCGATTTGTGGATAGTCGATTCGGCGCAATTGATTTTGCTTGAGGAGAAATTTCTACCAACTCAATGGGAATATCTGCTTGCTCTTGCTGCGAAAATCCCAGTCCAACCACATGAAATGAGCGAATTAGCCAGAAAGCTAGTAGATGCAAGGAAACTGAACTGATAGCCACAGCAACCCACAAACTGGGTGGATCGGTGTGTCGCCTCCAGACATGATCTGCAATTGGTGTTTTGTCCGCCACTGATCTTGTCATAGTATATTTTAAACCAGATATGATTCAGTGCCTTTGCTGCTAATGGCTAATCGCTAAGAGACAGTTTCAACCTTAAAAGTTGTTTGTCAAGTATCAATAATTTTGGTTTAACGCATAGGGTAAATAAAATTACTTACGCAATCAGGCTTAAAAAACTATCATTTTATTTTTCGTTTTACATTACTCCCCTAAAACCAGTAGAGGAGTATTCAAAACGACTTTTCAAACATCCTCTTAGCGATTAGCAATTAGCTCTGGTGTAACAGCGAAGGTAAGAACTGTTTCATCTATTCCTTTAAGTTTTAGCGGACTACCTTTGGTAATTTCTTCGTCTTGCAAATAATCTGCTACAGCAGCGGAAACTAAAATAGTACCGGGAATTGCAGCAGCTTGTAGCCTCGCAGCAATATTTACGCTTGGCCCGATAGCTGTGTAGTCGGCTCGTTCCGCACTACCAAACATGCCCACAACAGCTGTACCTTGGTGGATGCCACAGCGAAACTCTACACCACTTTGTCCGTTGGCGTCGAATATTCCTTGGTCTTTCCAGCGCTGGTTTAACTTAATTAGTGAGCGTTGCATTCCTCTTGCGGTATTCACAGCACGCCGCACCTGTTCATTTGGCGTGAGTTCTTCCGGCGCTCCGTATAAAGCCAAAATAGCATCTCCCATAAATTTATCTACGGTTCCGCCATTCTCAAACACAACTGTGGTCATAACTTCTAAATATTCATTTAGCAATTCTGCCACTCGCCGAGATCTGAGAGTATTTGCTAGCTGCGTAAAACCCACGATATCGCTAAACAAAACTGTGATTAAGCGCGGTTCTGGTCGTAAATCTAACGTCAAATCTCCTGCTGCGGCTTTTTGCACTAATACGGCTGGCAAAAAGCGCTTGAGGACTGATTCTGTGAGGTAAGTATTTAACTCCACAACCTTTCGTTCATTTTCCTTCAAGGCTAAGAGATTCCTTACTTCTGCCAAAAGTTCCCGGTCATTAAACGGTTTTGCTAAATAAGCATCCGCACCATGTTCTGTACTTTCGATGCGGGTTTCTTCATCAACTTTCGCTGTCAGCAGAATGATTGGTGTTCCTTTTAACTTATCCTCACTACGTATCATGCGAATCATTTCGAGTCCTGTCACCAAGGGCATCATCAAGTCAGTAACAATTAAACTTGGTGAAAATTCTTGAGCGATTCTGAATCCTTCATAACCGTTACGAGCTGTCTTGACTTGATAGCCGTTGCGGCGGAGTATGTCAGATACGTAGGTTCGCAGATCTGGGTTATCATCTACGACTAAAATAGAATGCCCACTTGACTGCTGAGTGCTTGGTAGTAGATGCCGAGTATCGGTAGTGGATGAGAAGTTATTTGTATTACTTTCAATATTGTCTGTGGTTGATTCTAGCAGTTCTAAATCAGCTAGTTCCACACTGGCACGGCTTGTGTTCGCTTCAGCAGGAGTGTCCACAAGTTGTTGTGTGGGTAAGTGAGCGTTTCCAGTTACCAGAGATAAGGTAAAGGTAGTGCCTTGACCGTAAACTGATTCTACACTGACTTTGCCCCCGTGCAGTTCCACCAATTCTTTGACTAAAGCTAAACCCAGACCACTGCCTTCATAAGAGCGATTCTCTGAGCCTTCGGCTTGGCGGAAGCGCTCAAATAGCTG
Above is a window of Nostoc sp. UHCC 0702 DNA encoding:
- a CDS encoding FTR1 family iron permease, producing MDFSTALPIFFITLREGVEAALVVGIVLALLKKAKQSRLNFWVYAGVGVGIIVSALIGILFSWVTQALGKAYPQYAGVIEPALEGGFSVLAIAMLSWMLIWMTKQARFMKAQVEGAVNSALTQNGNAGWGIFSLIFIAVLREGFETVLFITGSFQQGFIPAIGAIGGVVTAVIIGVLLFKWGVKINIRQFFQVMGVLLVLIVAGLVVTALQRFDEALASVALSSRASESLCFYYERFTKIHSCILGPMVWNTSKVLPDHQFPGIVLKTLFGYRENLYFVQAVGYVIFLLTVGGLYFRSLNSGSPKDVKNIPATQKTIRTAKD
- a CDS encoding ABC transporter substrate-binding protein — its product is MYRRWILSALAVLLSIVLAACTTVTTQQPQANVTPTTKTANTNSQELPKKSAKRVVTLSSLTTDIIYQLDKTKLVGITGSVLFKNDPRFNDIPRVSEGQNTPNLEKIIALKPDLVIGAEGFSNQPIQRLQQLGISTFLSQVNNWKSLEELTIKLAQLINADPQPLLNRYKSFLPNQAKENYSTLVLVSRQPILAPNKNSWAGDLLAQFQAKNLAAELQGQSPIGGYVTLSAEKIIEANPEVIIVVNPPQSTSETSVLESFKKEDFWQKLPATKNNRVYAFSYYGLVNPGSIDEIEKTCQQLKQDLLGNSKK
- a CDS encoding molybdenum cofactor guanylyltransferase, translating into MGSRGAGEQGSRGDGEHSNLSASSSSSASSPLSPSSPLPTQDSAVLSAIVLAGGKSSRMGRDKALIPIQGVPLLELVCGIAESCAETVYIVTPWPERYEHLLLPHCQFIKEVSLPVADKKLEIQQNTENSLIYHAPLLPCSPAPPHPRTPAPNTHGPLVGFAQGLAQVQTDWVLLLACDLPRLRVEVLQAWAAGLDNVNDEAIAALAAHPKGWEPLCGFYRRRCLPQLLEFINQGGRSFQQWLKQYPIEVLPLPAPEMLFNCNTPEDWALMR
- a CDS encoding thioredoxin domain-containing protein, which gives rise to MTNRLAEAKSLYLQKHALNPIDWWPWCDEALATARAQNKPIFLSIGYSSCHWCTVMEGEAFSDLAIAEYMNANFLPIKVDREERPDLDSIYMQALQMMSGQGGWPLNVFLSPEDLVPFYAGTYFPMEPRYGRPGFLQVLQALRRYYDTETEDLRQRKALIIESLLTSAVLQDGGSQEAQENELLRKGWETSTGIITSNQYGNSFPMIPYAELALRGTRFFYPGSNWQQESRYDGKQICTQRGLDLALGGIYDHVGGGFHRYTVDPTWTVPHFEKMLYDNGQIVEYLANLWSSGVEDAAIARAVAGTVKWLQREMTAPEGYFYAAQDADSFTIPTAAEPEEGAFYVWSYSELEELLTPEELRELQQKFTVTPNGNFEGKNVLQRRDGGELSAALEIALGKLFAARYGSSSNLLKTFPPARNNQEAKTANWPGRIPSVTDTKMIVAWNSLMISGLARAAGVFQQPLYLEIAAQAANFILEQQFVDGRFHRLNYQGEPRVLAQSEDYALFIKALLDLHQASFVGDENQVIPTQHSVWLKKAIAIQDEFDQFLWSLELGGYNNTSSDASQDLIVRERSYTDNATPSANGVAIANLVRLALLTDDLHYMDLAEQALKAFSSVMLSAPQACPSLFTALDCYRNSTVIRTTAEQINSLILKYLPAAVFAVVSKLPDNSIGLVCQGFKCLVPAENFEQLLQQVQQSQIRG
- the clpP gene encoding ATP-dependent Clp endopeptidase proteolytic subunit ClpP → MIPIVIEQSGRGERAFDIYSRLLRERIIFLGTQVDSNLANLIVAQLLFLDAEDPEKDIYMYINSPGGSVTAGMGIFDTMKHIRPDVCTICTGLAASMGAFLLSAGAKGKRMSLPHSRIMIHQPLGGAQGQATDIEIQAREILYHKRRLNEYLAEHTGQPIERIAEDTERDFFMSPEEAKEYGLIDQVIDRHAAGSRPAVTMVN